From the genome of Geminocystis herdmanii PCC 6308, one region includes:
- a CDS encoding thioredoxin family protein, producing the protein MVLTSSTMLVLNSDAPFFSLLDTVSDKIISLDDFRECKGLLVMFISRHCPFVKHIKTELAKLGYDYQDKNLGIVAISSNDVVNYPDDSPDNLKLMAQEEGFNFPICYDENQDIAKAYKAACTPDFYLFDHNLKLVYRGQLDDSRPSLNIPVTGKDLRSSIDALLLDQSIEIEQKPSVGCNIKWKLGNEPEYFN; encoded by the coding sequence ATGGTATTAACTTCTTCGACAATGTTGGTATTAAATAGTGATGCACCTTTCTTTTCTTTGCTTGATACCGTCTCTGATAAAATTATTTCTTTAGATGATTTTCGGGAATGTAAAGGTTTATTAGTGATGTTTATTTCTCGTCATTGTCCATTTGTAAAACATATTAAAACGGAATTAGCAAAACTAGGCTATGATTATCAAGATAAAAATTTAGGTATCGTGGCAATTAGCAGTAATGATGTGGTTAATTATCCTGATGATTCTCCTGACAATTTAAAGTTAATGGCACAAGAAGAAGGCTTTAATTTTCCTATTTGTTATGACGAAAATCAAGATATTGCTAAGGCTTATAAAGCGGCTTGTACCCCTGATTTTTATTTATTTGATCATAATTTAAAATTGGTTTATCGTGGTCAATTAGATGATAGTCGTCCTAGTTTAAATATACCTGTTACGGGAAAAGATTTACGATCGAGCATCGATGCTTTATTATTAGATCAATCGATCGAGATAGAACAAAAACCAAGTGTAGGTTGTAATATTAAATGGAAATTAGGCAATGAACCCGAATACTTTAATTGA